Proteins encoded within one genomic window of Nitrospinaceae bacterium:
- the flhB gene encoding flagellar biosynthetic protein FlhB, with protein sequence MAEENKDQKTEEASSKRIADSEEKGNFALSKEMTSSFILLAAVLSLYAVGQQGPLKMMALWRGLLSEAHVFRLTTEELFNALVLVMKSTFFILSPILFTIMIAGIISNLIQTRGLKFSTHPLIPKFNKLNPLKGFGRIFSKNSLMELFKSLFKITIVSIISYQTIKSHWDEIPPLVHFDVGQTLVFMGQVSLEIMIKVLLVMIFLALIDYLFQRFTYLENLRMTKQEVKDERKETDGNPQVKQRIRTVQMEMTRRRMMSAVPEADVVVTNPTHLAIAIKYDIDKYAAPILVAKGAGAIAQKIRTIAEENDVPIVEDKPLAQVLHRTVEVGQLIPASLYKAVAEILAYVYRLKGKNAP encoded by the coding sequence GTGGCCGAAGAAAACAAAGACCAGAAAACAGAAGAAGCGTCGTCCAAACGCATCGCGGATTCGGAAGAGAAGGGAAACTTTGCCCTCAGCAAGGAAATGACCTCGTCTTTCATTCTGCTGGCCGCTGTGCTTTCCCTTTATGCCGTCGGGCAACAGGGGCCGCTGAAAATGATGGCTCTCTGGCGCGGACTCTTGTCTGAGGCGCACGTCTTTCGATTGACCACGGAGGAATTGTTCAACGCCCTGGTTCTGGTCATGAAAAGCACATTTTTCATTCTGAGTCCGATTCTTTTTACCATAATGATCGCGGGAATCATTTCCAACCTCATTCAAACCCGGGGACTGAAATTTTCAACGCATCCCTTGATCCCGAAATTTAATAAATTGAACCCGCTCAAGGGGTTTGGAAGAATTTTCTCGAAAAACTCATTGATGGAGCTTTTCAAATCGCTTTTTAAGATCACCATTGTGTCGATTATCTCCTATCAGACCATAAAAAGTCATTGGGACGAGATTCCGCCTTTAGTGCATTTCGATGTGGGCCAAACGCTGGTGTTCATGGGACAAGTGTCTTTGGAAATCATGATCAAGGTGCTGCTGGTGATGATCTTCCTGGCTCTGATAGATTATCTGTTTCAAAGGTTCACCTATTTGGAAAACCTCCGCATGACCAAGCAGGAGGTCAAGGATGAACGAAAAGAGACGGATGGGAATCCACAGGTTAAACAGAGAATCCGTACGGTTCAGATGGAAATGACCCGCCGGCGGATGATGTCCGCCGTGCCGGAAGCGGATGTGGTGGTGACCAACCCGACGCACCTTGCCATCGCCATCAAGTACGATATCGATAAGTACGCGGCACCCATTCTGGTGGCGAAAGGGGCCGGAGCCATTGCCCAGAAAATTCGAACCATCGCCGAGGAAAACGACGTTCCCATTGTGGAAGACAAACCCCTGGCTCAAGTTCTTCACCGTACGGTGGAAGTCGGGCAATTGATTCCGGCCAGCCTGTACAAGGCGGTGGCGGAAATCCTGGCCTATGTGTACCGCTTGAAAGGAAAAAACGCCCCGTAA
- a CDS encoding flagellar biosynthetic protein FliR — MDILNFNYSQLESFLFVFSRVMAIIVFAPILGSPQVPSRFKVGLALVFSILIFPMVKFQPLAEPRGLFDLAIHLATDAAIGLSLAFAVRLIFTAVQVAGTVVDFQMGFGVVNVIDPQTQAQVSVTAQFQNILAILIFLATDAHHFIIGAVVQSFDLINPSQVDFSNVTPEFILRTFSSMFLVAVKIAAPIMAILFFLSVGLGLVARTVPQMNVFIVGFPLQIGVGLVMVALAMPFFSVVLQNQIAQLPARLAGLMQTF; from the coding sequence ATGGACATCCTGAATTTCAACTATTCTCAGCTTGAATCCTTTTTGTTCGTATTTTCCAGGGTCATGGCGATCATTGTGTTTGCTCCCATTTTGGGGAGCCCTCAGGTTCCGTCGCGGTTTAAAGTCGGGTTGGCTCTGGTTTTCAGCATCCTGATTTTTCCGATGGTGAAATTCCAACCCCTGGCGGAACCCAGGGGATTGTTCGATCTTGCGATTCATCTGGCGACCGATGCGGCGATCGGTCTTTCGCTGGCGTTTGCGGTCCGGCTCATATTCACCGCCGTGCAGGTGGCGGGAACCGTGGTGGATTTTCAAATGGGATTCGGGGTGGTCAACGTGATCGATCCGCAAACTCAGGCACAGGTGTCCGTCACCGCACAATTTCAGAATATTCTCGCTATCCTGATTTTTTTGGCCACCGATGCCCATCATTTTATTATTGGCGCGGTGGTGCAGAGTTTTGATTTGATCAACCCGTCCCAGGTTGATTTTTCCAATGTGACTCCCGAGTTTATTCTGCGAACGTTTTCATCGATGTTTCTGGTTGCGGTTAAAATCGCGGCTCCCATCATGGCTATTTTGTTTTTCCTGAGCGTGGGGCTGGGGCTGGTGGCGCGAACCGTACCGCAGATGAACGTTTTTATTGTTGGATTTCCCCTGCAAATCGGCGTGGGACTGGTCATGGTGGCGTTGGCCATGCCGTTTTTCAGCGTGGTTTTGCAAAACCAGATCGCCCAGTTGCCTGCCCGATTGGCCGGGCTGATGCAGACTTTTTAA
- the fliQ gene encoding flagellar biosynthetic protein FliQ produces MTQAFIIDFAMDSMKTTLLLSAPMLGFGLVTGLLVSIFQAVTSIQELTLTFIPKILAVFLAMILFFPWLLQTMMSFTSNILINFPEFIQ; encoded by the coding sequence ATGACCCAGGCATTCATCATCGATTTTGCGATGGACAGCATGAAAACCACCTTGTTGCTGTCCGCTCCCATGCTGGGCTTTGGTCTGGTGACGGGTCTTTTGGTGTCCATCTTTCAGGCAGTCACCTCCATTCAGGAATTGACCCTGACCTTTATCCCGAAGATCCTCGCGGTGTTTCTGGCGATGATCCTTTTCTTCCCCTGGCTGTTGCAGACCATGATGAGCTTCACGTCGAATATTCTGATCAATTTCCCTGAATTTATCCAGTAA
- the fliP gene encoding flagellar biosynthetic protein FliP, translating into MKKRNRWFIFLLAVVLGLTLAWPVSNAWAIPFPSIQLGIDDVDEPSKISSALQILILLTVLALAPSILIMTTAFSRIIIVLSFLRQAMGTQQTPPTQVLIGLGLFLTLFVMSPIWSEINSRALQPFLAEEMSQIDALKQAEIPLKKFMIKQTREKDLSLFVNLVDGTRPETTEDVSMSTLIPAFIISELKTAFQIGFLIYIPFLILDMVVASILLSMGMMMLPPVLISLPFKLMLFVMVDGWYLTVGSLMKSFG; encoded by the coding sequence ATGAAAAAAAGAAACCGGTGGTTTATTTTTTTACTGGCCGTTGTTCTGGGGCTTACACTTGCGTGGCCGGTTTCTAACGCGTGGGCCATCCCGTTTCCCAGCATTCAGCTGGGAATCGATGATGTGGATGAACCTTCAAAAATATCCAGCGCCCTTCAGATTCTAATCCTGCTCACCGTTTTAGCCCTTGCTCCTTCCATATTAATCATGACAACCGCATTTTCGAGAATCATCATTGTGCTCAGTTTCCTTCGGCAAGCCATGGGCACCCAGCAAACTCCGCCCACACAGGTGTTGATCGGCCTCGGATTGTTTTTGACGCTATTCGTGATGAGTCCCATTTGGTCGGAAATCAATTCCCGTGCCCTGCAACCGTTCCTTGCGGAGGAAATGTCGCAGATAGATGCCCTAAAACAGGCGGAGATTCCTCTGAAAAAGTTCATGATCAAACAAACGCGGGAAAAAGATTTGTCCCTGTTCGTCAATCTCGTTGACGGCACCCGGCCGGAAACCACCGAGGATGTTTCCATGAGTACTTTGATTCCGGCTTTTATCATCAGCGAATTAAAAACCGCGTTTCAGATCGGGTTTCTCATCTATATTCCGTTTCTTATCCTGGATATGGTGGTCGCCAGTATTTTACTGTCCATGGGTATGATGATGCTCCCTCCGGTGTTGATATCCCTGCCGTTCAAACTGATGCTGTTTGTCATGGTGGACGGCTGGTATTTGACGGTGGGATCTTTAATGAAAAGTTTCGGCTAG
- the fliM gene encoding flagellar motor switch protein FliM, whose protein sequence is MSEVLSQNEVDALLRGVGGGEVETETDQPPEEEGSGIVPYDLTSQEKILRGRLPTLDIINQMFSRLFRSTFASLMRKSVDVSVTSTDTLKFGDFLRSLPVPSSLHIFRMEPFRGHGLLVVESKLVFSVVDNFFGGTGSNEAKITGRDFSTIEIRMIKNVVLSALEDLEKAWKPVHPVTTTYVRSEVNPQFAAIVPPSDMVLVLLFDIELETFSGALTVCLPYASIEPILPKLKAQFQSEEMEVDQFWVKRLRSELLQTEVETVAELGITEITPAELLGFKIGDTLMLTADVSEPLTLKVEGIPKLRGFPGVYRGNKAIQVEEIIKREI, encoded by the coding sequence ATGAGCGAAGTCCTATCACAAAACGAAGTGGATGCCCTGTTGCGGGGCGTTGGGGGCGGCGAAGTCGAGACGGAAACCGATCAGCCGCCGGAGGAAGAAGGCTCCGGCATTGTGCCTTACGATCTGACCAGTCAGGAAAAAATCCTTCGTGGCCGTCTTCCCACCCTGGACATCATCAACCAGATGTTTTCGCGTTTGTTCCGGTCCACATTCGCCTCTCTCATGAGGAAATCCGTGGATGTGAGCGTCACTTCCACCGATACTCTTAAATTTGGAGATTTCCTGAGGTCCCTTCCGGTTCCATCGAGCCTGCATATTTTTCGTATGGAACCCTTTAGGGGACACGGGTTGCTGGTGGTTGAAAGTAAACTGGTCTTTTCGGTGGTGGATAACTTTTTTGGCGGGACCGGGTCCAACGAAGCAAAAATCACCGGCCGGGATTTCAGCACCATCGAAATCCGTATGATCAAGAATGTGGTGCTGAGCGCTCTGGAGGATTTGGAAAAAGCCTGGAAGCCGGTTCATCCAGTGACCACAACCTATGTCCGGTCGGAGGTGAATCCGCAGTTTGCCGCCATTGTCCCTCCGTCCGATATGGTTCTGGTGTTGCTTTTTGATATAGAATTGGAGACCTTTTCAGGGGCCTTGACGGTCTGTCTCCCTTATGCTTCGATTGAACCCATTCTGCCAAAGCTCAAGGCTCAGTTTCAGAGTGAAGAGATGGAGGTCGACCAGTTTTGGGTCAAGCGGTTGCGTTCGGAATTATTGCAAACAGAAGTTGAAACCGTTGCCGAATTGGGAATCACTGAAATCACACCCGCCGAGTTGCTCGGTTTTAAAATTGGGGATACCCTGATGCTGACGGCGGACGTTTCCGAACCTTTGACATTAAAAGTGGAAGGGATTCCAAAACTAAGGGGATTCCCTGGTGTCTACAGGGGGAATAAGGCGATTCAGGTAGAGGAAATCATAAAAAGGGAGATTTGA
- the fliL gene encoding flagellar basal body-associated protein FliL: MAEEQEDVLDEVEIEDPAPAKKSPFKMILILLIVLSALGGGGYYAYITYFKEQAPAEGASGDTALEEAPTLGIMFPLDPFVVNLAGSQGKRFLKVTVSLELSAPELHAEVKENLQKITDSVLVLLSSKNFEDVYSVQGKFKLKDEITTRVNRFLVLGHIREAYFTEFIIQ; this comes from the coding sequence GTGGCTGAAGAGCAAGAAGATGTTCTAGACGAAGTCGAAATAGAAGATCCGGCTCCGGCAAAAAAATCCCCCTTCAAAATGATCCTGATTTTGCTGATCGTTTTGTCGGCGCTTGGAGGAGGCGGTTATTATGCGTATATCACTTATTTTAAAGAACAGGCACCGGCGGAGGGAGCTTCCGGAGATACCGCGCTTGAAGAGGCGCCTACTCTTGGGATCATGTTCCCCCTGGACCCTTTCGTCGTCAACCTGGCGGGAAGCCAAGGGAAGCGGTTTCTGAAAGTCACGGTTTCACTTGAATTGAGCGCTCCGGAGTTGCATGCGGAGGTTAAGGAAAACCTTCAAAAAATTACCGATTCGGTGCTTGTTCTGTTGAGCAGCAAGAACTTTGAAGATGTTTACTCGGTGCAGGGAAAATTCAAACTGAAAGACGAAATTACGACCAGAGTGAACCGGTTCCTGGTTCTCGGTCATATCAGGGAGGCATATTTCACCGAATTCATCATTCAATAA
- the amtB gene encoding ammonium transporter, translated as MKIKHQGQRIAIALFILMACSPVSMAGAEEAAKISYADTAWILVSSALVMLMLPGLALFYGGMVRRKNVLGTLMHSFVPLGVITVQWVVIGYSLSFGEDIGKFVGNLDKAFLNGITYTDLNGTIPDYLFCMFQLMFAIITAALISGGMAERVKFKAYVLFLFVWSTLVYDPICHWVWGGGWLGELGALDFAGGTVVHISSGVAGLAAALVLKKRRGFPGSLMIPHSLPLTLLGAGLLWFGWFGFNAGSALAANETAVLAFTNTQVATGAGMLGWVAMEFYKMGKASALGAASGIVAGLVAITPAAGFVEPLWAMVIGFAAGIICYGAVVMKVKLGYDDSLDAFGIHGVGGAWGALATGLFVTVGGTGLLAGNLKQVGIQIIGILAAASYSFAVTYGIVTVIDKTIGFRVDDEEEEMGLDTTQHGETGYNLV; from the coding sequence ATGAAAATCAAACACCAAGGGCAAAGGATAGCCATCGCTTTATTCATTCTGATGGCATGTTCTCCAGTTTCCATGGCGGGAGCCGAAGAAGCGGCGAAAATCAGTTACGCGGACACGGCATGGATCCTGGTTTCCTCAGCCCTCGTGATGCTCATGCTTCCGGGACTGGCGCTTTTCTATGGGGGGATGGTCCGAAGAAAAAATGTACTGGGTACCTTGATGCATAGTTTCGTGCCTCTCGGAGTGATAACCGTTCAATGGGTCGTCATTGGATATTCCTTGTCTTTTGGAGAAGACATTGGGAAATTTGTCGGCAACCTGGATAAGGCTTTTTTAAACGGCATCACTTATACAGACCTCAATGGAACCATTCCGGATTATCTATTTTGCATGTTTCAATTGATGTTCGCGATCATCACCGCGGCTCTCATCAGCGGTGGGATGGCTGAGCGTGTCAAATTCAAAGCCTACGTTTTATTTCTTTTTGTGTGGTCGACCCTTGTTTACGACCCGATTTGCCATTGGGTCTGGGGCGGCGGCTGGTTAGGCGAACTGGGAGCTCTGGATTTTGCCGGGGGGACGGTAGTCCATATCTCTTCTGGGGTTGCAGGCCTGGCCGCCGCTCTGGTTCTTAAAAAACGGCGTGGATTTCCAGGAAGCCTGATGATCCCTCACAGCCTGCCATTGACGCTTCTCGGTGCAGGGCTTCTTTGGTTCGGATGGTTTGGTTTCAATGCCGGAAGCGCTTTGGCCGCTAATGAAACCGCCGTCCTGGCATTCACCAACACGCAAGTTGCAACGGGCGCAGGTATGCTCGGCTGGGTGGCCATGGAGTTTTACAAAATGGGTAAAGCCAGTGCTCTGGGAGCGGCATCGGGCATTGTCGCCGGTTTAGTGGCCATCACTCCCGCAGCTGGGTTTGTCGAACCGCTATGGGCCATGGTCATCGGATTTGCCGCGGGGATCATTTGCTACGGAGCAGTAGTTATGAAAGTCAAACTGGGCTATGACGATTCCCTCGATGCTTTTGGGATTCATGGGGTTGGCGGAGCCTGGGGCGCCCTGGCCACGGGGTTATTTGTCACGGTCGGGGGAACGGGACTTTTGGCCGGAAACCTGAAGCAGGTTGGCATCCAGATCATAGGAATCTTAGCGGCGGCGTCCTATTCCTTTGCAGTCACTTACGGAATCGTTACCGTGATCGATAAAACCATCGGATTTCGTGTCGATGACGAAGAGGAAGAAATGGGGCTCGATACCACCCAACATGGAGAAACCGGTTACAACCTGGTTTGA
- a CDS encoding threonine aldolase, whose amino-acid sequence MKPIDLRSDTVTQPTKAMREAMAGADVGDDVFGEDPTINQLEQKAAQKTGKEAALFVPSGTMGNLISVLSHCARGDEIILGDRSHIFLNEAGGISALGGAHPHTIPNNEDGTLPLDKMEKAVRHADLHYPPTRLICLENTHNYCQGSPLTPEYMKTVAELAARHSLKIHLDGARIFNAAVALNLDVSALTRDVDSVTFCLSKGLSAPVGSLVCGTADFVQIARKMRKMVGGGMRQAGHLAAAGMVALENQIETLKKDHQLTQDLAKGLAGIQGIGLNLQQIKTNIVFFSLNHPKISAENLLGQLESKGIKLLLIEPGIFRAVLHREILPAQIEHVLKTFQGLLD is encoded by the coding sequence ATGAAACCGATTGACTTGAGAAGCGATACGGTGACCCAGCCGACAAAGGCCATGCGGGAAGCCATGGCCGGAGCGGATGTGGGCGACGACGTTTTCGGCGAAGACCCCACAATCAACCAACTGGAACAAAAGGCCGCTCAAAAAACCGGCAAAGAAGCGGCGTTATTTGTCCCCAGTGGAACGATGGGCAACTTGATATCCGTCCTTTCGCACTGCGCCCGTGGGGATGAAATCATTCTCGGCGACCGCAGTCATATTTTTCTGAATGAGGCGGGAGGCATCTCAGCCTTGGGAGGGGCCCATCCTCATACCATTCCTAACAACGAGGACGGAACCCTGCCCCTCGATAAAATGGAAAAAGCGGTCAGGCATGCCGACCTTCACTATCCCCCTACCCGTCTGATCTGCCTGGAAAATACGCACAACTATTGCCAGGGGTCGCCATTGACTCCCGAATACATGAAAACAGTGGCTGAATTAGCGGCCCGGCACTCTTTAAAAATTCATCTGGACGGCGCTAGAATCTTTAATGCCGCGGTGGCGTTAAACCTCGATGTGTCGGCATTGACCCGCGATGTGGATTCGGTGACCTTCTGCCTTTCTAAGGGACTCTCTGCCCCTGTAGGGTCTTTAGTGTGTGGCACTGCGGACTTTGTACAAATAGCCAGAAAAATGCGAAAAATGGTCGGTGGAGGGATGCGGCAAGCCGGTCATCTGGCCGCCGCCGGAATGGTCGCTCTGGAAAATCAAATCGAAACTTTAAAGAAAGATCATCAACTCACACAGGATCTTGCGAAGGGTTTGGCAGGCATCCAGGGAATTGGTTTGAATCTGCAACAGATTAAAACCAACATTGTATTTTTCAGCTTGAACCATCCCAAAATCAGTGCTGAAAACCTATTGGGCCAACTTGAGTCCAAAGGCATCAAACTTCTGCTGATTGAACCGGGCATCTTTCGCGCCGTCCTTCACAGGGAAATCCTACCGGCTCAGATAGAACACGTTCTAAAAACCTTCCAAGGTCTCCTCGATTGA
- the hisD gene encoding histidinol dehydrogenase, giving the protein MKIYKYTDADFDAVVDALVNRSDMNFMSHDDTVRNILQDVRQRGDEALLEYTRRFDQNDLPIERLRVTAEEIQQAYEQVKPVQVDALKLAAENIRAYHQRQVQDSWEYSQDDVLLGQMIRPLEIVGIYVPGGKASYPSSVLMNAIPARVAGVERVIMCSPAPKGEISPHVLVAADLAGVSEIFKVGGAQAVGAMAFGTSSISRVDKIVGPGNIYVALAKRMVFGVVDIDMIAGPSEILIVADDSARADFVAADLLSQAEHDEEAVPILVTPSESLAKGVLKELEHQKKQRNRGKIIESSLKNQCRLLVVASLEEGIDMANRIAPEHLELAVDNPEIWAKKIKNAGAIFLGHFTPEAMGDYLAGPNHVLPTSGTARFSSPLGVYDFVKRTSLIGYTQEALKKTAGPLTILAEMEDLDAHAEAVKIRAE; this is encoded by the coding sequence ATGAAGATCTACAAATATACAGATGCTGACTTCGATGCAGTGGTCGATGCTCTGGTGAACCGGTCTGACATGAATTTCATGAGTCATGACGATACGGTGCGCAATATCCTTCAGGACGTTCGACAAAGGGGCGACGAAGCGTTGCTGGAGTACACCCGCCGTTTTGATCAAAACGATTTGCCGATAGAACGCCTCAGGGTGACCGCGGAGGAGATTCAGCAGGCTTATGAGCAGGTGAAACCGGTGCAGGTCGATGCGCTTAAGCTGGCCGCAGAGAATATCCGCGCGTATCACCAGCGACAAGTGCAGGACTCCTGGGAATACAGCCAGGACGATGTGCTTTTAGGCCAAATGATCCGGCCCCTCGAAATTGTCGGCATCTACGTTCCGGGCGGAAAAGCCTCTTATCCTTCGTCGGTCTTGATGAATGCCATTCCTGCACGGGTGGCGGGGGTCGAGCGGGTGATCATGTGCAGTCCGGCGCCTAAGGGAGAAATCAGTCCGCACGTTCTGGTGGCGGCGGATCTGGCAGGAGTTTCGGAAATATTCAAAGTGGGTGGGGCGCAAGCGGTAGGGGCCATGGCTTTTGGAACCTCCAGCATTTCCCGGGTGGACAAGATCGTCGGGCCGGGAAACATCTATGTGGCTCTCGCCAAACGTATGGTATTCGGAGTCGTCGATATCGATATGATTGCCGGACCCAGCGAAATTTTGATCGTGGCCGACGACAGCGCACGGGCAGATTTTGTGGCGGCGGATCTATTGTCGCAGGCGGAGCACGATGAAGAAGCGGTGCCGATTCTCGTGACTCCTTCGGAATCACTGGCAAAGGGGGTTCTCAAAGAGCTGGAGCACCAGAAAAAACAACGGAATCGAGGGAAAATAATCGAGTCTTCCCTCAAAAACCAATGCCGGTTGCTGGTGGTGGCTTCTCTGGAAGAAGGCATCGACATGGCCAATCGCATTGCCCCGGAACATCTTGAATTAGCAGTTGATAACCCGGAAATCTGGGCGAAAAAAATCAAGAACGCCGGTGCCATTTTTCTCGGCCATTTCACCCCTGAGGCGATGGGGGACTATCTGGCGGGACCCAATCACGTACTGCCCACCAGCGGCACGGCGCGGTTTTCCTCGCCTCTAGGGGTCTATGATTTTGTCAAACGCACCAGCCTGATCGGGTACACGCAGGAGGCACTGAAAAAAACCGCGGGTCCGTTGACGATTTTGGCTGAAATGGAGGATCTCGACGCTCATGCCGAAGCTGTCAAAATAAGGGCGGAATGA
- a CDS encoding phosphatase PAP2 family protein, with the protein MTRYGKPHKIRSLFFLGVRSFTILSNWDVKLFYWVNSHFQWPLVEKFMSFISIKQNFIVPGVIAAVLILWAYKMRGLACLLAGGAAVGLTDFISHNFLKEIVARPRPCHTLPDLNHITNCSNSYSFPSNHAGNLFAAATLMSLSFKDLTFLVYTCALLVGYSRVYLAVHYPSDVLGGAIFGTVMGVLGYKLLYKRFCKYLKA; encoded by the coding sequence TTGACTCGCTATGGCAAACCCCATAAAATTCGAAGTCTGTTTTTTCTAGGCGTAAGGAGTTTCACCATTCTTTCCAATTGGGACGTAAAACTATTCTACTGGGTCAACTCTCACTTCCAATGGCCGCTGGTAGAGAAGTTTATGTCATTCATCTCGATCAAACAAAATTTTATTGTCCCTGGAGTGATCGCCGCAGTCCTGATTCTATGGGCGTATAAGATGCGCGGGCTCGCCTGCCTGCTTGCCGGTGGAGCCGCGGTTGGGCTGACGGATTTCATCAGCCACAATTTCCTGAAAGAAATCGTGGCTCGGCCCCGCCCCTGCCATACCCTGCCGGATTTGAACCACATCACCAATTGTTCCAACAGCTATTCTTTTCCATCCAACCACGCCGGCAATCTGTTCGCGGCGGCGACTTTAATGAGCCTCAGCTTCAAGGATCTGACTTTTTTGGTTTACACCTGCGCCCTTTTGGTCGGCTATTCGCGGGTTTATCTGGCGGTCCACTACCCGTCCGATGTGCTCGGTGGAGCGATTTTTGGTACCGTCATGGGTGTTCTGGGATATAAACTGCTGTACAAAAGATTTTGCAAATATTTGAAGGCTTAA
- a CDS encoding lipopolysaccharide heptosyltransferase I yields MSNPGKKFLFIKASSLGDVVHALPALRTLRANHPDSFIAWVVEAPYQDLLYNNPDLDEVIVIRTRHWRKNWSLITLREIRETISKLRKHRFAVALDLQGLIKTGLIALLSGARQRLGLHRKNCKEPLNALFTNKRASYREQGVHVVDIYLNLIKMTGGGQRPSQPHPLEVPDEAHTAVDRFFQENPEISGKPIAVINPGAGFQTKQWKLARFAKLGDRIVDELGFSVLLAWGPGEKGMAEQIAGEMKQNSWIAPRTSIQESIALFRHAALMISCDSGPLHLCAAMGIPTVSIFGPTDPARNGPYGHNHQVVYKTLPCSFCWKKTCAIQTHDCMEQIEVEEVFETVKTSVSKFIKLTAS; encoded by the coding sequence ATGTCCAACCCAGGCAAAAAATTTTTATTCATTAAGGCGAGTTCATTGGGCGACGTTGTGCATGCACTGCCGGCCTTGAGAACCCTGCGTGCCAATCATCCGGATTCTTTTATCGCCTGGGTGGTGGAAGCGCCCTACCAGGATCTGCTCTACAATAATCCCGATCTCGATGAGGTCATCGTCATACGAACCCGGCACTGGCGAAAGAACTGGAGTTTAATAACACTCAGGGAAATTCGGGAAACAATCTCCAAATTAAGAAAACACCGGTTCGCTGTAGCGCTCGACCTTCAGGGATTGATCAAAACCGGGTTGATCGCTCTTCTCTCCGGCGCACGGCAACGCCTGGGTCTCCATCGCAAAAACTGCAAGGAACCGTTGAACGCTCTTTTCACCAACAAAAGGGCTTCTTATAGAGAACAAGGGGTCCACGTGGTGGACATTTACCTCAACCTGATTAAAATGACGGGAGGCGGCCAACGGCCTTCTCAACCGCACCCCCTGGAAGTTCCCGATGAAGCCCATACCGCGGTCGATCGGTTTTTTCAGGAGAACCCGGAAATATCGGGGAAACCAATCGCAGTCATCAATCCGGGAGCCGGATTCCAGACCAAGCAATGGAAACTGGCACGCTTCGCAAAACTCGGCGACCGGATCGTTGATGAACTGGGTTTTTCCGTGTTGCTCGCCTGGGGGCCTGGTGAAAAAGGCATGGCGGAACAAATCGCAGGCGAGATGAAGCAAAATTCCTGGATCGCACCCAGGACATCCATTCAGGAATCGATCGCCCTGTTTCGTCACGCGGCATTGATGATCAGCTGCGATTCCGGTCCGCTTCACCTGTGCGCCGCAATGGGCATTCCCACGGTATCCATTTTCGGCCCGACGGACCCGGCGCGCAATGGTCCCTACGGGCACAATCATCAAGTCGTGTATAAAACGCTTCCCTGTAGTTTTTGCTGGAAAAAAACCTGCGCCATTCAGACACACGACTGCATGGAACAGATCGAAGTGGAAGAAGTGTTTGAGACGGTCAAAACGAGTGTCTCAAAATTTATAAAATTGACGGCTTCTTAA
- a CDS encoding UPF0434 protein, producing the protein MAIDKELLEILVCPKCKGDLELTPEEDGVICNACKLQYPIKEDIPIMLIDEAIPLD; encoded by the coding sequence ATGGCAATCGATAAGGAATTGCTTGAAATCCTGGTGTGTCCTAAATGCAAGGGCGACCTTGAACTGACCCCCGAAGAAGACGGGGTCATCTGCAACGCCTGCAAACTGCAATATCCTATCAAGGAGGATATTCCCATCATGCTGATCGATGAAGCCATTCCCCTGGACTGA